One window from the genome of Elaeis guineensis isolate ETL-2024a chromosome 5, EG11, whole genome shotgun sequence encodes:
- the LOC105045916 gene encoding probable protein phosphatase 2C 73: MGGCCSKEEVRPGRLQCKEEEEEFYDGEEEEEEVDGTRARLKGSCTFASMYTQRGWKGVNQDAMTMWEDFAGEKDTIFCGVFDGHGPLGHKVAGCVRDALPSKLSSELKSSQFFDPDNNDRNLNQNNVNGNDSDDSDHFHDVSDDSQLCFSSWKAIFVEAFEKMDKELSQQASIDCFCSGSTAVSIVKQREHLMIANLGDSRAVLCTRDDKNQPVPVQLTVDLKPNVPSEAERIKSCKGRVFALKEEPDVHRLWLPNDDSPGLAMARAFGDFCLKDFGLISTPQVSYRKLSEKDEFVVLATDGVWDVLSNKEVVKIVSSVSHRSDAAKILVDRAVRAWRYKHPTSKVDDCAVICLFLNLLPTSTMPTMEAHRSSGKSLELSLSESFKTARSGEVSDLDDESTAGSKEGWTALEGVSRVNSLLKLPRFTSVLSWRKRSVKGEENEMPTSPKI, translated from the exons ATGGGTGGGTGTTGTAGCAAAGAGGAGGTCAGGCCAGGAAGGCTTCAatgcaaagaagaagaagaagagttttatgatggggaggaggaggaggaggaggtggatggAACACGTGCGAGGTTGAAAGGGTCGTGCACCTTTGCCTCTATGTACACGCAACGAGGATGGAAGGGTGTCAACCAAGACGCAATGACCATGTGGGAG GATTTTGCTGGTGAAAAGGATACAATCTTTTGTGGTGTCTTTGATGGCCATGGCCCGTTAGGTCACAAGGTGGCTGGCTGTGTTCGTGATGCCCTTCCATCAAAACTCTCTTCGGAATTGAAGTCATCACAATTCTTTGATCCGGACAACAATGACAGAAATCTGAATCAAAACAATGTCAATGGCAATGACAGCGATGACTCGGATCACTTCCATGATGTTAGTGATGATTCCCAACTATGTTTCTCCTCATGGAAGGCCATCTTTGTTGAGGCCTTTGAGAAAATGGATAAAGAGCTCAGCCAACAAGCTAGTATTGATTGCTTTTGTAGTGGAAGCACAGCAGTATCCATAGTTAAACAG AGGGAACACTTGATGATTGCCAATTTAGGAGATTCTCGGGCTGTTCTTTGCACCAGAGATGATAAAAACCAACCTGTTCCTGTCCAACTTACTGTCGATCTAAAACCAAATGTTCCAA GTGAGGCTGAAAGGATTAAAAGTTGCAAGGGAAGAGTTTTTGCTCTCAAGGAAGAACCAGATGTGCATAGATTATGGCTGCCCAATGATGATTCTCCAGGCCTCGCCATGGCAAGAGCTTTTGGAGATTTTTGCCTAAAGGATTTTGGGCTTATCTCCACCCCACAGGTTTCTTATCGGAAGCTCTCTGAGAAGGATGAGTTTGTGGTTCTCGCAACTGATGGG GTATGGGATGTCCTATCAAACAAGGAAGTTGTGAAGATTGTGTCATCAGTTAGTCATCGATCTGATGCTGCCAAGATATTAGTAGACCGAGCAGTCCGAGCCTGGAGATACAAACACCCTACCTCTAAGGTCGATGATTGTGCTGTTATATGCCTGTTCTTGAATCTGCTTCCCACATCAACCATGCCAACAATGGAAGCTCACAGGAGCAGTGGAAAATCTCTTGAATTATCGCTCTCTGAAAGCTTCAAAACAGCAAGAAGTGGGGAAGTCTCCGACTTGGACGATGAGAGTACTGCAGGCTCAAAGGAAGGGTGGACTGCTCTTGAGGGTGTCAGCAGAGTGAACTCATTGTTGAAGCTTCCCCGGTTTACCAGTGTATTGAGTTGGCGCAAGAGATCGGTCAAAGGAGAAGAGAATGAAATGCCAACTTCACCCAAGATATAG